In one window of Lepus europaeus isolate LE1 chromosome 14, mLepTim1.pri, whole genome shotgun sequence DNA:
- the BAMBI gene encoding BMP and activin membrane-bound inhibitor homolog, whose product MDRHSSYIFVWLQLELCAMAVLLTRGEIRCYCDAAHCVATGYMCKSELSACFSRLLDPQNTNSPLTHGCLESVASSADVCQAKQTHNHSGTGVPTLECCHEDMCNYRGLHDLLPAPRGEAPGQGNRYQHDGNRNLITKVQELTSSKELWFRAAVIAVPIAGGLILVLLIMLALRMLRSENKRLQDQRQQMLSRLHYSFHGHHSKKGQVAKLDLECVVPVSGHESCCAACDKLRHADLSHDKVLSLVHWGMYSGHGKLEFV is encoded by the exons ATGGATCGCCACTCCAGCTACATCTTCGTGTGGCTGCAGCTCGAGCTCTGCGCCATGGCCGTGCTGCTCACCAGAG GTGAAATCCGGTGCTACTGTGATGCTGCCCACTGCGTGGCGACTGGGTACATGTGCAAGTCGGAGCTCAGCGCCTGCTTCTCCAGACTGCTGGATCCTCAGAACACAAACTCCCCACTCACCCACGGCTGCCTGGAGTCTGTCGCAAGCTCAGCAGACGTGTGCCAAGCCAAACAGACACACAACCACTCCGGCACCGGCGTGCCCACATTGGAATGCTGTCATGAGGACATGTGCAATTACAGAGGGCTGCACGACCTTCTCCCTGCGCCCAGGGGAGAGGCCCCAG GACAAGGGAACAGGTACCAGCATGACGGGAACAGAAACCTCATCACCAAGGTGCAGGAGCTGACCTCTTCCAAGGAGCTGTGGTTCCGGGCGGCGGTGATCGCCGTGCCGATCGCGGGAGGGCTGATCCTCGTGCTGCTGATCATGCTGGCCCTGAGGATGCTGCGGAGCGAGAACAAGAGACTGCAGGaccagaggcagcagatgctgtcCCGGCTGCACTACAGCTTCCACGGACATCACTCCAAAAAGGGCCAGGTGGCCAAGCTGGACCTGGAGTGCGTGGTGCCAGTCAGCGGGCACGAGAGCTGCTGTGCGGCCTGCGACAAACTCCGGCACGCCGACCTCAGCCACGACAAAGTCCTGTCCCTGGTGCACTGGGGCATGTACAGTGGGCACGGGAAGCTGGAGTTCGTATGA